A window of the Lactobacillus gasseri ATCC 33323 = JCM 1131 genome harbors these coding sequences:
- a CDS encoding GNAT family N-acetyltransferase, whose amino-acid sequence MVEKENTKMAQAYEIKEVTVADIKDLQRISRETFSETFGSQNSSENMEKFLDKAYAEEKLKAEIENQNSNFYFLIVNNQVAGYLKVNEGDAQTEQVTDNALEVERIYLKQGFQHQGLGLVLIKLAEELARKKDKANMWLGVWEKNYQAQAFYKKDGFKRVSQHTFVVGDDPQTDFILVKGLKK is encoded by the coding sequence ATGGTGGAAAAAGAGAATACTAAGATGGCACAAGCATATGAAATTAAAGAAGTAACAGTAGCTGATATTAAAGACTTACAACGGATTTCGCGCGAGACTTTTTCAGAGACTTTTGGTTCGCAAAATAGTTCTGAAAATATGGAAAAATTTTTAGATAAAGCTTATGCAGAAGAAAAATTGAAAGCTGAAATTGAAAACCAAAACAGTAACTTTTATTTTTTAATCGTAAATAATCAAGTAGCTGGCTATTTAAAAGTAAATGAGGGTGATGCACAAACAGAGCAGGTGACGGATAATGCTTTAGAAGTAGAAAGAATTTACTTGAAACAAGGCTTTCAGCATCAGGGATTAGGCTTGGTTTTAATAAAACTAGCTGAAGAACTGGCTAGGAAAAAAGACAAGGCTAATATGTGGCTTGGTGTTTGGGAGAAAAATTATCAAGCTCAGGCTTTTTATAAAAAAGATGGCTTTAAGAGAGTTAGTCAACATACATTTGTAGTTGGAGATGATCCTCAAACAGACTTTATTTTAGTTAAGGGGTTAAAGAAATGA
- a CDS encoding MarR family winged helix-turn-helix transcriptional regulator: MEKEDILRQIGSISRALDSIANIEFKDLRLNRGQYLYLVRIFEHPGIISDRLAALLNVDRTTTARGVRKLEQAGFVLKKDDEVNKKIKHLFVTESGEELAKEIEKENIYSNELMIKGLSNTEQTELRKYLRIIEKNANENWSFVKNGGKREY, encoded by the coding sequence ATGGAAAAAGAGGATATTCTACGACAAATCGGTTCAATTTCACGGGCATTAGATTCAATTGCGAATATTGAATTTAAGGATTTGAGGTTAAATCGGGGACAGTACTTATATTTAGTTCGAATTTTTGAACATCCTGGAATTATTTCTGATCGATTGGCTGCATTATTGAATGTTGATCGTACCACTACTGCACGTGGAGTTAGAAAACTCGAACAGGCAGGATTTGTTTTAAAAAAAGACGATGAGGTTAATAAAAAAATTAAGCATCTTTTTGTCACGGAAAGTGGTGAAGAGTTAGCAAAAGAGATAGAAAAAGAAAATATCTATTCAAATGAGCTAATGATAAAGGGACTAAGTAACACTGAACAAACTGAATTGCGAAAATATTTAAGGATTATTGAAAAAAATGCTAATGAGAATTGGAGCTTTGTAAAAAATGGTGGAAAAAGAGAATACTAA
- a CDS encoding DUF1304 domain-containing protein, whose protein sequence is MILRNIGVILTILVGIEHIGIMWLEIFGKPELQAKSFDMDINFVKQSAAKTALANQGIYNGMLGLLILIVFFFFRLPTLVTVWQLLLAFVVVVAIFGGFTASKKIFVVQMLPALIAFILLSF, encoded by the coding sequence ATGATTTTAAGAAATATTGGAGTTATTCTGACGATCCTTGTCGGAATAGAGCATATAGGAATTATGTGGTTAGAAATATTCGGAAAGCCAGAATTACAAGCTAAGTCATTTGACATGGATATAAATTTTGTTAAACAGTCTGCTGCCAAAACCGCTTTAGCTAATCAAGGTATCTACAATGGAATGTTAGGTTTATTAATTCTAATCGTATTTTTCTTCTTTAGACTGCCTACTTTAGTCACGGTCTGGCAATTATTACTAGCATTTGTCGTAGTCGTTGCTATTTTTGGCGGCTTTACAGCAAGTAAAAAGATTTTTGTTGTTCAAATGTTACCAGCATTAATTGCTTTTATTCTACTTTCCTTTTAA
- a CDS encoding extracellular solute-binding protein, producing MKFTKKFAAVAVAALALVGTTACSNSKSNDSSSSKSADIPTKITKKTTVVFWHGMTGTQEKTLQSLTKDFEKKNPNITVKLENQGKYNDLQAKINSTLQSPNNLPTITQAYPGWLLNAANSKRLVDMTPYINNSKIGWGSAKKSDIREELLKGAQIKGTQYGIPFNKSVEMLTYNKDLLDKYGVKVPKTMSELKAASKKIYEKSNHKVVGAGFDSLSNYYVLGMKDEGVNFSKDINFTGSKSKKVINYYADGIKDGYFKTAGSAGYLSGDFSNQKIAMFVGTSAGEGFVKMGVGNKFQYGVAPRPSKYNMQQGTDIYMFNKGTAQQKAAAFMYVKYLLGKDQQLTWADKTGYIPVTNKVINSSAYKNSTKTKVPAQLDKAMKHLYSVPVVKNSNAAYTQLNSIMQNIFAQAKKGQSWNSQIDAGKTKFQSAWNQ from the coding sequence ATGAAGTTCACTAAAAAATTTGCAGCAGTTGCAGTTGCTGCTTTAGCCCTTGTTGGCACTACTGCTTGCTCAAATTCTAAAAGTAATGATAGCTCAAGTAGTAAGTCTGCTGATATTCCAACTAAGATTACCAAGAAGACTACTGTTGTTTTCTGGCATGGTATGACTGGTACTCAAGAAAAGACTTTACAAAGCTTGACTAAGGATTTTGAAAAGAAAAATCCTAACATTACTGTTAAGCTTGAAAACCAAGGCAAGTACAACGATTTACAAGCAAAGATTAACTCAACTTTGCAATCACCAAATAACTTACCTACAATTACTCAAGCTTATCCTGGCTGGCTATTAAATGCCGCTAACAGCAAACGTTTAGTTGATATGACCCCTTACATTAATAATAGTAAGATTGGTTGGGGTTCAGCTAAAAAGAGTGATATTCGTGAAGAATTATTAAAGGGTGCTCAAATTAAGGGGACTCAATACGGTATTCCATTTAATAAATCTGTCGAAATGTTAACTTACAACAAGGATTTGTTAGACAAATACGGTGTTAAAGTACCAAAGACTATGTCTGAATTAAAAGCAGCTTCTAAGAAGATCTACGAAAAGAGTAACCACAAAGTTGTTGGTGCTGGATTTGACTCACTTTCAAACTACTATGTTTTAGGTATGAAAGATGAAGGCGTAAACTTCTCTAAGGATATTAACTTTACTGGATCTAAGTCTAAGAAAGTAATTAATTACTATGCTGATGGTATTAAGGATGGTTACTTTAAGACTGCTGGTTCAGCTGGATATCTTTCAGGCGACTTTTCTAACCAAAAGATTGCTATGTTTGTAGGTACTAGTGCTGGTGAAGGATTCGTTAAGATGGGTGTTGGTAACAAGTTCCAATATGGTGTTGCTCCTCGTCCTTCTAAGTACAACATGCAACAGGGTACTGATATTTACATGTTTAACAAGGGTACTGCTCAACAAAAGGCAGCTGCCTTCATGTACGTTAAGTACTTGTTAGGTAAAGACCAACAATTGACTTGGGCTGATAAGACTGGATACATTCCTGTAACTAATAAAGTAATTAATTCTAGTGCTTATAAGAACTCAACTAAGACTAAAGTTCCTGCTCAATTAGATAAAGCAATGAAGCACTTATACAGTGTTCCTGTAGTTAAGAACAGTAATGCCGCATACACTCAATTGAATTCAATTATGCAAAACATCTTTGCACAAGCAAAGAAGGGTCAAAGCTGGAATTCACAGATTGATGCTGGTAAGACTAAGTTCCAAAGTGCTTGGAATCAATAA
- a CDS encoding MBL fold metallo-hydrolase, with amino-acid sequence MTSKPKTKVTFYNGLTTIGGPMIEVAYDKSHVLFDLGEVYRPELGLKMEDEDFATLLKYQLIGDVPDFYDPKVTGKEIDHERWEHSAAYISHLHLDHSKAMNLLAPEIPLYAGPLTAALLPVLNRDGEFLLPAADKPKNYTRPIIAAKLNEPIHVGDITLTVVPSDHDAYGATGLIVKTPDKTIVHTGDIRLHGYHPDWVRKFMAAGKGCDMLIIEGTGVSWPERSEDDSEEFKGVKNEIELTQRIVQYQKDNPKRQLTFNTYPTNVERILRIISDSPRKVVLHAKRAELLKLALKQDVPYYYLPEDEKIDALDPDLEISYQDLLKDDHQYFWQVVGHYDQLQKGGLYIHSNAEPLGDFDPAYAPFIENIKKRGIELITLRCSGHADVAELKEIIAGFEPKILAPVHTLHPELEENPFGERILPKRGEVVTLS; translated from the coding sequence ATGACCTCAAAGCCTAAAACCAAAGTTACTTTTTATAATGGATTAACTACCATCGGTGGCCCAATGATTGAAGTGGCCTATGATAAGTCGCATGTATTGTTTGATTTAGGAGAAGTATATCGTCCAGAATTAGGGTTAAAGATGGAAGATGAAGATTTTGCTACTCTGCTCAAGTATCAACTAATTGGTGATGTGCCAGATTTCTATGATCCTAAAGTTACAGGAAAAGAAATTGATCATGAACGGTGGGAACACAGTGCAGCATATATTTCTCATCTTCACTTAGATCACAGTAAGGCAATGAACTTGTTAGCGCCAGAAATTCCTTTATATGCAGGTCCATTAACAGCAGCCTTGTTGCCAGTGCTAAATCGTGATGGCGAATTTTTATTGCCAGCGGCTGATAAGCCTAAAAATTATACTCGCCCAATAATTGCAGCTAAGTTAAATGAGCCAATTCATGTTGGTGACATAACTTTAACAGTTGTACCAAGTGACCACGATGCTTATGGGGCAACAGGTTTAATTGTGAAGACGCCAGATAAGACAATTGTTCACACTGGTGATATTCGTTTACATGGCTATCATCCTGATTGGGTGCGTAAGTTTATGGCAGCCGGTAAAGGATGTGATATGCTAATTATTGAAGGTACTGGTGTTTCATGGCCAGAGCGCAGTGAAGACGATAGTGAAGAATTTAAAGGCGTTAAGAATGAAATTGAATTGACGCAAAGAATAGTTCAATATCAAAAAGATAATCCGAAGCGCCAATTAACTTTTAATACTTATCCTACAAATGTAGAGCGAATTTTGAGAATTATTTCAGATTCACCTCGAAAAGTAGTCCTTCATGCTAAACGTGCTGAACTCTTAAAGTTAGCATTAAAGCAAGATGTTCCTTATTATTACTTGCCAGAAGATGAAAAAATTGATGCGCTCGATCCTGACCTTGAAATTAGCTATCAAGATCTTTTAAAGGATGATCATCAATATTTCTGGCAAGTAGTTGGTCATTATGATCAGTTACAAAAAGGTGGCTTGTACATTCACAGTAATGCAGAGCCTTTGGGGGATTTTGATCCAGCCTATGCTCCGTTTATTGAAAATATTAAAAAGCGCGGAATTGAATTAATAACGTTACGTTGCTCAGGACATGCGGATGTAGCTGAATTAAAAGAAATTATTGCGGGTTTTGAGCCAAAAATTTTGGCTCCAGTGCACACATTGCATCCTGAATTAGAAGAAAACCCATTTGGAGAACGGATTTTACCTAAGCGCGGAGAGGTAGTTACGCTTAGCTAA
- a CDS encoding carbohydrate ABC transporter permease, protein MKQKKLRWGMIFVYLFIGIFGIITVFPFIYMILGGLMSYQETTTIPPTLIPKVFRWSNYQKVFEQAPFARYFLNTFITAATTTIVTLFTSILGAFAMTNLKFKGKGLIQLIFLSLLMVPGEAIIFTNYNTIAHLGLLNTYLGLVLPFLTSIFYMYYLQSYFTAISPTIYKAAMIDGASDWEYIWRILVPMSKGGLITVALLSFISGWNSFLWPLLVTNEDKMRLLNNGLAAFASDAGAQTQLQLAAATLTVVPVLIVYFIFRKQIIRGVVRNDLKA, encoded by the coding sequence ATGAAGCAGAAGAAATTACGTTGGGGAATGATTTTTGTCTATTTATTCATTGGAATTTTTGGCATTATAACTGTTTTCCCATTTATTTATATGATTTTAGGTGGCTTGATGTCATATCAAGAAACCACGACTATTCCGCCAACTTTGATTCCTAAGGTTTTTAGGTGGAGTAACTATCAAAAAGTATTCGAACAAGCACCATTTGCAAGATACTTTTTGAATACCTTTATCACAGCAGCAACAACCACAATTGTTACTCTATTTACTTCAATCCTTGGTGCCTTTGCAATGACTAATTTAAAGTTTAAGGGAAAAGGATTAATCCAATTGATCTTTCTTTCATTGTTAATGGTACCTGGAGAGGCAATAATTTTTACTAACTATAATACAATTGCTCACTTAGGCTTATTGAATACGTATTTAGGATTAGTTTTGCCATTTTTAACTTCAATCTTCTATATGTACTATTTACAAAGCTACTTCACAGCAATTTCACCGACAATTTATAAAGCAGCTATGATCGATGGTGCTTCTGATTGGGAATATATTTGGAGAATTTTAGTTCCAATGTCTAAAGGTGGTTTAATTACTGTAGCTTTACTTAGTTTTATTTCTGGCTGGAATTCATTCTTATGGCCATTACTGGTTACAAATGAAGATAAAATGCGTTTATTAAACAATGGGTTAGCTGCATTTGCGTCAGATGCAGGAGCTCAAACGCAATTACAATTAGCAGCAGCAACTTTAACAGTTGTTCCTGTTTTAATTGTTTACTTCATTTTTAGAAAGCAAATTATTCGAGGAGTAGTACGTAATGACCTCAAAGCCTAA
- a CDS encoding carbohydrate ABC transporter permease — translation MKDNQKKAWLFLAPAIVCVTVFSIWPILRAFTMSFQGGPLIDLHFNGFSNYQYIFSDPEFWRAIMNTAIYSFLAVPIALVISVALAWFIFSKIKHTAFFETMFFMPYVTSTIAIGIVFRYIFNGEYGLLNFLLKLVHLPQPDWLDNPSLSLISLIIFGVWSSLAFNIVILMGALRNIEPNYYVLADMYGATSKEKFWRITVPQLVPTLAFLLTVNLIGAFKIYTQVYALFNGQAGVGNSAMTAVYYIYNKFQIVGTPGVAMAATVVLFLFILFVTFLQRKLMKKVNS, via the coding sequence ATGAAAGATAATCAGAAAAAAGCTTGGTTATTCTTAGCACCGGCAATTGTTTGCGTTACTGTATTTAGCATCTGGCCGATTTTGCGTGCCTTTACGATGAGTTTTCAGGGTGGTCCATTAATTGATCTACATTTTAATGGCTTCTCTAACTATCAATATATTTTTAGTGATCCAGAATTTTGGCGTGCAATTATGAATACAGCTATCTATTCATTTTTAGCTGTTCCAATTGCTTTAGTAATTTCTGTTGCCCTTGCTTGGTTTATTTTTTCAAAAATTAAGCATACGGCTTTCTTTGAAACAATGTTCTTTATGCCATACGTTACTAGTACAATTGCAATCGGAATTGTTTTTCGTTATATCTTCAATGGTGAATATGGTTTATTGAATTTCTTATTAAAACTTGTTCATTTACCGCAACCAGATTGGTTAGATAATCCTAGCTTAAGTCTTATTTCACTAATTATTTTTGGTGTCTGGTCATCCTTAGCTTTTAATATCGTTATCTTAATGGGTGCGTTAAGAAATATTGAACCGAATTACTATGTTTTGGCTGATATGTATGGTGCAACAAGTAAAGAAAAATTTTGGCGAATTACTGTTCCTCAACTAGTACCAACCTTAGCTTTTCTTTTAACAGTAAACTTAATTGGAGCATTTAAGATCTATACTCAGGTTTATGCATTATTTAATGGACAAGCTGGAGTAGGTAATTCAGCAATGACGGCAGTTTACTACATTTATAACAAATTCCAAATTGTTGGAACTCCGGGTGTAGCTATGGCTGCTACTGTGGTCTTGTTCCTATTTATATTGTTCGTAACTTTCTTACAAAGAAAATTGATGAAAAAGGTGAACAGTTAA
- a CDS encoding ABC transporter ATP-binding protein, producing MNEDKFIQVNNLEKTYENGYQAIKSVSFSVKKGDLVCLLGPSGCGKTTTLNMIAGLLNPTGGDIIVNGKSLLNVAPKDRNIGYVFQNYALYPHMTVLQNVMFPMTVGKNKKPKDEAERIAKKFMKLTHIEELADQKPGNLSGGQQQRVSIARALVQEPQILLMDEPLSNLDARLRLKIREEIRNLVKEVGITTLFVTHDQEEALSIGDKIILFHNGVIQQDDKGQDLYLEPNNQFVANFIGNPVIDNFDVKVANDQIVGSDFEIPVAKLNSSKFRSELADGDYTLSIRPENLKLADEGELSEVIDDIELIGRERVLKFNHAGISQRALIDLEQEVKRGDKVKFKMNLDRIYLFKPDGERIY from the coding sequence ATGAACGAAGATAAATTCATTCAGGTAAATAACCTAGAAAAAACTTATGAGAATGGTTACCAAGCAATTAAATCTGTTAGCTTTTCTGTAAAGAAGGGTGACTTGGTATGTTTGTTGGGTCCTAGTGGTTGTGGGAAAACCACTACCTTAAATATGATCGCAGGCTTATTAAATCCAACTGGAGGAGACATCATTGTAAATGGTAAGTCTCTTCTTAATGTTGCGCCTAAAGATCGTAACATTGGATATGTTTTCCAAAACTATGCCTTGTACCCTCATATGACAGTCTTACAAAATGTAATGTTTCCAATGACAGTTGGAAAGAACAAGAAGCCTAAGGACGAGGCAGAAAGAATTGCCAAAAAGTTTATGAAGTTAACTCATATTGAAGAGTTAGCTGATCAAAAACCAGGTAACCTTTCTGGTGGTCAACAGCAGCGTGTTTCAATTGCACGTGCTTTAGTGCAAGAGCCACAAATTTTGTTAATGGATGAACCACTAAGTAACTTAGATGCACGTCTGCGTTTAAAGATTCGTGAAGAGATTCGTAATTTGGTTAAAGAAGTGGGCATTACCACTTTATTTGTTACGCACGATCAAGAAGAAGCTTTATCAATTGGAGATAAGATTATTCTTTTCCATAACGGTGTAATTCAACAAGATGATAAGGGACAAGATCTTTATTTAGAACCAAATAATCAATTTGTAGCTAACTTTATTGGTAATCCAGTTATTGATAATTTTGATGTTAAAGTAGCAAATGATCAGATTGTTGGTTCAGATTTTGAAATTCCAGTTGCAAAATTAAATAGTTCAAAATTTAGAAGTGAATTAGCAGATGGTGATTATACATTAAGTATTCGTCCAGAAAACTTGAAGCTAGCTGATGAAGGCGAACTTTCTGAAGTAATTGATGATATAGAGTTAATTGGACGCGAGCGTGTATTGAAGTTTAATCATGCTGGAATTAGTCAACGTGCATTAATTGATTTAGAGCAAGAAGTAAAACGCGGAGATAAAGTTAAATTTAAGATGAATTTAGATCGTATTTACTTATTTAAGCCAGATGGGGAGCGAATCTATTAA
- a CDS encoding C69 family dipeptidase: MKKSKDNCTAMIVGKKATIDGSTIIARDEDGYGGINEKLFVVHEAKDYDEDYVSKYNGLKLHLKGHGCKWTATPTADASEGRWDEQGINEYNVAMSATETEATNARCLGHDPLVENGVDEDSMVYLVLPFVKSAREGVARLGKLIEKYGTGESNGIAFSDHDEVWYFETGAGHQWVAQRIPEDSYAICPNIMVIQDIDFDDHENFMYASTIRDFVEKNHLNPSTDGKWSFRDIFGTKAEADSYYNTPRTWYGQKLFNPSVEQDPLSQEMPFIRKPEKKIGVEDVEYFLSSHYNGTEYDPMGSFASGDDKEQKMFRSIALDRNQSSCILQIRNDVPKEMAAIQWVNFGFYAYSPYVPFYTNIDDTPLNYQKASHMVTPESSAYWLYKSLQVLIEPRYHQFIYQVDNFRDECQSYAVSRVSATDEKAREMSGKEQTKYLTAANAETAAHITAETKKLISDLTRQALNTSKFQFERGDNL; this comes from the coding sequence ATGAAGAAAAGTAAAGATAACTGTACGGCAATGATTGTCGGAAAAAAAGCTACAATTGATGGTTCAACTATCATTGCACGTGATGAAGACGGTTATGGTGGTATTAATGAAAAGCTTTTTGTCGTTCATGAAGCTAAGGATTATGATGAAGACTATGTATCAAAGTACAATGGTTTGAAGCTTCACTTAAAGGGGCATGGCTGCAAGTGGACTGCTACACCAACAGCAGATGCTTCAGAAGGTCGCTGGGATGAGCAAGGTATTAACGAATATAACGTGGCAATGTCAGCTACTGAAACTGAAGCAACTAATGCTCGCTGCTTAGGACATGATCCTTTAGTTGAAAATGGTGTGGATGAAGATTCCATGGTGTATCTTGTTTTACCATTTGTTAAAAGTGCTCGTGAGGGTGTGGCACGTTTAGGCAAATTAATTGAAAAATATGGTACTGGTGAAAGTAACGGTATCGCTTTTTCTGATCATGATGAAGTTTGGTATTTCGAAACTGGCGCTGGCCATCAATGGGTTGCCCAAAGAATTCCAGAAGATTCTTATGCAATTTGTCCAAATATTATGGTTATTCAAGATATTGACTTTGATGACCATGAGAATTTTATGTATGCTTCTACAATTCGTGATTTTGTAGAAAAGAACCATTTAAATCCAAGCACTGATGGTAAGTGGAGCTTTAGAGATATTTTTGGTACTAAAGCTGAAGCTGATAGTTATTACAACACTCCAAGAACTTGGTATGGTCAAAAATTGTTTAACCCTAGTGTTGAACAGGATCCTCTAAGTCAAGAAATGCCATTTATCAGAAAGCCTGAAAAGAAAATCGGCGTTGAAGATGTAGAGTATTTCTTATCAAGTCACTATAACGGGACTGAATATGATCCAATGGGATCTTTTGCTTCTGGGGATGATAAGGAACAAAAGATGTTTAGGTCAATTGCTTTAGATAGAAACCAATCTAGTTGTATTCTTCAAATTAGAAATGATGTTCCTAAAGAAATGGCTGCTATTCAATGGGTTAACTTTGGTTTTTATGCTTATAGTCCTTATGTACCTTTTTATACCAATATTGATGACACACCACTTAACTATCAAAAAGCTAGTCATATGGTTACACCAGAATCAAGTGCTTACTGGCTATATAAGAGTTTACAAGTATTAATAGAACCAAGGTATCATCAATTTATTTACCAAGTTGATAATTTTAGAGATGAATGTCAAAGCTATGCTGTAAGTCGCGTTTCAGCAACTGATGAGAAGGCAAGAGAAATGTCTGGCAAAGAGCAGACTAAATATTTGACGGCTGCTAATGCTGAAACTGCTGCTCATATTACTGCTGAAACTAAGAAACTGATTAGTGATTTAACTAGACAAGCATTAAATACATCTAAATTTCAATTTGAACGCGGCGATAATTTATAA
- a CDS encoding DNA/RNA non-specific endonuclease, with protein MAKRRKYRKRQKNTVASWIVALIIIIWGGWFKLNSTNQNSNQSQEPSSSQQVVNNATTANTNYGGLSNEDYQKLANLDFKSGDKAYVYVNNNKSTLIKNAWKVNKVIYSNLDNLNRTSHSNTAFLEPRNVANDSLRVRQFINPTAWHSNRENGTQIYNRGHLIAYSVSAGIDQDGNYNPNNQSGDQNNPKNLFTQTAFSNQKIQTIFEGKVRNALKQGNKIIFQATPIFRGNELMARGINLQAISLNNNLNFNVYLFNVQPDYVFDYNNGRAKIDRNMVVNQ; from the coding sequence ATGGCAAAAAGAAGAAAATATCGAAAAAGGCAGAAAAATACAGTAGCAAGCTGGATTGTTGCACTCATAATTATTATTTGGGGTGGTTGGTTTAAGCTTAATTCTACAAATCAAAATTCAAATCAAAGTCAAGAGCCAAGTAGTTCTCAGCAAGTAGTAAATAATGCTACAACGGCTAATACTAACTATGGTGGTCTATCTAATGAGGACTATCAAAAATTAGCTAATTTAGATTTCAAAAGTGGCGACAAGGCTTATGTCTATGTAAATAATAATAAATCAACATTAATTAAAAATGCTTGGAAAGTTAACAAGGTAATCTATTCTAATTTAGATAATTTAAACCGTACTTCTCATTCAAATACTGCTTTTCTGGAACCAAGAAATGTGGCTAATGATTCTTTAAGAGTAAGACAGTTTATTAATCCTACGGCATGGCATTCTAACCGTGAAAATGGAACGCAAATCTACAATCGTGGTCATTTGATTGCTTATTCAGTTTCGGCAGGAATTGATCAGGATGGCAACTATAACCCTAATAATCAGTCAGGTGATCAAAATAATCCCAAAAATTTATTTACGCAAACTGCATTTTCTAATCAAAAAATTCAGACTATTTTTGAGGGAAAAGTTCGAAATGCCTTAAAACAAGGAAATAAAATTATTTTTCAGGCAACGCCAATTTTTAGAGGAAATGAATTAATGGCGCGTGGTATTAATTTACAGGCAATAAGTTTGAACAATAATTTGAACTTTAATGTTTATCTTTTTAACGTACAGCCTGATTATGTGTTTGATTATAATAATGGTAGGGCTAAAATAGATCGTAATATGGTAGTTAATCAATAA